GACCGGGACGCCTGCCGCCCGGCGATGGAGCGCCGCCTGCTGCAGACCCCCCTCGAAGCCCCACCGGGGACGCAGGTCACGTACAGCTGCCTCGGCTACATCACCCTGGGCCTCGTTATCGAGCGCCTGACGGGTGCGGGACTGGACAGCGTGGCCCGAAAGTGGTTGTACAAGCCGATGGGGATGGACGCGACCACGTACCGGCCGGACGAGAGCCTGCGGGAACGGTGCGCGGCCACCGAGTACTGCCCCCTGCGCCGGCGCGTCGTTCGGGGGGACGTGCACGACGAGAACGCCTACTTCTTCGGTGGCGTCGCGGGCAACGCCGGGCTGTTCAGCGCCGCGGCCGACACGGCGCGCTTTGCCCGCATGATGCTGGCGAAGGGGCGCTGGGGCGGACGGCGCATCCTGAGCGAGGCCGCCGTCGAGGCCATGACCCGCAACCACACCGCCCACCTCAACGAGGCGCGGGGCCTCGGCTGGGCCGTGCGGGCCACCAGCCTGGACTCCTCGTCGGGCGACCTCATGTCGCCCTCGGCTTACGGCCACACCGGCTTCACCGGCACGTCGCTGTGGGTTGACCCGGAGCGGGACCTGTTCTGCGTCCTGCTGACCAACCGCGTGCACCCGAGCCGGCAGAACGAGGCGCACACCAGCCTCCGTCCGGCCTTCCACAACGCGGTGGTGGCCGC
This genomic interval from Bacillota bacterium contains the following:
- a CDS encoding serine hydrolase; translated protein: MDLHRPRAAAGAARPMLDEAGREQAREAGFDPDALERAFGVVADAVETGSVPGAVMLVGRSSGEGVGPVAVGYRAILPSLEPMHGDTIFDMASLTKVMATAPVAMMLVERGQLRLGAAVAEYLPEFAEGVPDERRKQVRIFHLLTHTSGLPAWRALYEGCPDRDACRPAMERRLLQTPLEAPPGTQVTYSCLGYITLGLVIERLTGAGLDSVARKWLYKPMGMDATTYRPDESLRERCAATEYCPLRRRVVRGDVHDENAYFFGGVAGNAGLFSAAADTARFARMMLAKGRWGGRRILSEAAVEAMTRNHTAHLNEARGLGWAVRATSLDSSSGDLMSPSAYGHTGFTGTSLWVDPERDLFCVLLTNRVHPSRQNEAHTSLRPAFHNAVVAALA